One genomic segment of Hevea brasiliensis isolate MT/VB/25A 57/8 chromosome 3, ASM3005281v1, whole genome shotgun sequence includes these proteins:
- the LOC131178740 gene encoding uncharacterized protein LOC131178740 isoform X1, with product MGQLLGKLHGKEWRHKQIRLITDRVFNRVKNESGRADLSFEDLYIAVLLVYNDINKLLPGPHFDPPSKDQVRTMIQECDLNLDGGIDHDEFVKFIQRLTADTFIVVSQGLILTLIVAPTFAMATKKATEGVPGVGKVVQKLPNSIYASLVTLAIVWFQNARQDLD from the exons ATGGGGCAGCTCCTCGGCAAACTTCATG GTAAGGAGTGGAGGCACAAGCAAATAAGATTGATCACAGACCGGGTTTTTAATCGCGTTAAAAATGAATCAGGAAGGGCTGATCTGTCGTTCGAAGATCTGTACATTGCTGTCCTACTTGTCTACAA TGATATCAATAAGCTGTTGCCTGGTCCCCATTTTGATCCACCCTCCAAAGATCAAGTCAGAACCATGATTCAG GAGTGTGACCTCAACCTTGATGGGGGAATTGACCATGATGAATTTGTGAAGTTTATTCAGCGGCTAACAGCAGACACATTCATTGTTGTTAGTCAGGGACTGATACTAACTTTGATTGTAGCACCCACATTTGCAATGGCAACAAAGAAGGCTACAGAGGGTGTCCCAGGCGTTGGAAAGGTGGTTCAAAAACTACCCAATTCAATATATGCATCCCTCGTCACTCTTGCCATCGTGTGGTTCCAAAATGCTCGCCAGGACCTTGACTAG
- the LOC131178740 gene encoding uncharacterized protein LOC131178740 isoform X2, with protein MNQEGLICRSKICTLLSYLSTSNNLNFSVLMIENQFRGDINKLLPGPHFDPPSKDQVRTMIQECDLNLDGGIDHDEFVKFIQRLTADTFIVVSQGLILTLIVAPTFAMATKKATEGVPGVGKVVQKLPNSIYASLVTLAIVWFQNARQDLD; from the exons ATGAATCAGGAAGGGCTGATCTGTCGTTCGAAGATCTGTACATTGCTGTCCTACTTGTCTACAAGTAACAATCTTAATTTCTCTGTTCTAATGATTGAAAATCAATTTAGAGG TGATATCAATAAGCTGTTGCCTGGTCCCCATTTTGATCCACCCTCCAAAGATCAAGTCAGAACCATGATTCAG GAGTGTGACCTCAACCTTGATGGGGGAATTGACCATGATGAATTTGTGAAGTTTATTCAGCGGCTAACAGCAGACACATTCATTGTTGTTAGTCAGGGACTGATACTAACTTTGATTGTAGCACCCACATTTGCAATGGCAACAAAGAAGGCTACAGAGGGTGTCCCAGGCGTTGGAAAGGTGGTTCAAAAACTACCCAATTCAATATATGCATCCCTCGTCACTCTTGCCATCGTGTGGTTCCAAAATGCTCGCCAGGACCTTGACTAG
- the LOC131178741 gene encoding F-box/kelch-repeat protein SKIP25-like yields the protein METIPKPSKETKEDSIDDIENELLLPGLPNHLAQICLSFLSPALLFSVCHAWRKLLYSHSFPPFFSLYVLVSPPPNRKVDQVDAINSIQFLSLDPFSSKWQSLPSPPKDPPLHLLHRHPSFLSRNLSIQSLTVSNHLVLMAGTTCRFVPALSMPLLFHPESNYWFFGPPFTIPRRWCATGSVGGTIYLASGVASHYSGDVARSMERWDTKQKKENWRWEKMAPLKDGRFSREAIEAVGCKGKLYMVNVKGNAVKDGCVYNVDANLWENMPKGMLAGWNGPAVPMDEEVIYVVDEVKGALSEYDSERDCWKKVIELPELKMAEQIAAGRGRVCVVCGNGEKIVVVDVMATPARVWVVEPPPGQQVVSVHILPRMSKRA from the coding sequence ATGGAAACCATCCCAAAACCTAGCAAAGAAACCAAGGAAGACTCCATTGATGATATCGAGAATGAACTCCTATTGCCTGGCCTACCCAACCACCTTGCCCAGATCtgcctttcttttctttctcctgCCCTTCTTTTCTCCGTTTGCCACGCATGGCGGAAACTCCTTTACTCTCACTCTTTCCCTCCCTTCTTTTCCCTTTACGTCCTCGTCTCTCCACCACCAAATAGAAAAGTCGACCAAGTTGATGCAATCAATTCGATTCAGTTTTTGTCACTAGACCCCTTTTCTTCAAAATGGCAATCACTCCCTAGTCCTCCAAAAGACCCCCCACTTCATCTCCTCCATCGACATCCTTCTTTCTTGTCAAGAAACCTTTCAATCCAATCTCTAACAGTCTCAAATCATCTTGTACTTATGGCTGGCACCACTTGCCGTTTTGTCCCTGCACTTTCTATGCCATTACTCTTCCACCCAGAATCCAACTACTGGTTCTTTGGTCCTCCATTTACCATCCCACGCCGCTGGTGCGCCACCGGCTCTGTTGGTGGCACAATTTACTTAGCAAGCGGGGTTGCGTCGCACTACAGTGGAGATGTGGCTAGGTCAATGGAAAGATGGGACACCaaacaaaagaaagaaaattggagatggGAAAAAATGGCACCACTAAAAGATGGTAGATTCAGTAGGGAAGCGATAGAGGCAGTAGGCTGTAAAGGGAAGCTTTACATGGTTAACGTTAAAGGTAATGCAGTAAAAGATGGTTGCGTTTATAATGTTGACGCAAACTTGTGGGAGAATATGCCCAAGGGAATGCTTGCGGGATGGAATGGACCGGCAGTGCCGATGGATGAAGAGGTGATATATGTAGTGGATGAGGTGAAGGGAGCTTTGAGTGAATATGATAGTGAAAGGGATTGTTGGAAGAAGGTGATTGAGTTGCCTGAGCTTAAAATGGCAGAGCAGATAGCTGCTGGGAGAGGAAGAGTTTGCGTGGTTTGTGGCAATGGAGAAAAAATTGTGGTGGTGGATGTGATGGCTACACCAGCAAGAGTTTGGGTGGTTGAGCCGCCACCTGGACAGCAAGTAGTTTCTGTTCATATATTGCCAAGAATGAGCAAGCGTGCGTGA